A genome region from Methanoculleus thermophilus includes the following:
- a CDS encoding HNH endonuclease signature motif containing protein — protein sequence MARRKNPFDIDLPSITGPVDVFGNGPGKSQKKSNKSKLTQTQKTKIKNVVGKCEYPGCNHPPHEVHHIKWLEEGGTDTYSNLVVLCGSHHNDAHGKNPQGNMIPKAKLKSIVTKRSKAKSDNIKAILKNVGIRGGGSREDNRDPWDIDFRF from the coding sequence ATGGCAAGGCGTAAAAATCCTTTCGACATTGATCTCCCCTCAATTACTGGACCAGTGGACGTATTTGGCAATGGACCGGGAAAGTCTCAAAAAAAATCGAACAAATCTAAGTTAACCCAAACTCAAAAGACTAAAATTAAAAATGTTGTTGGAAAGTGTGAATATCCAGGATGCAATCATCCACCTCATGAAGTACACCATATTAAATGGCTGGAGGAAGGCGGGACAGATACATACAGTAATCTTGTAGTTCTTTGTGGCTCTCATCATAACGATGCACATGGAAAGAATCCGCAGGGAAATATGATACCTAAAGCAAAACTAAAGAGCATCGTTACTAAAAGGTCTAAAGCCAAATCTGACAACATTAAGGCGATCTTGAAAAATGTCGGCATACGGGGAGGGGGAAGCAGGGAAGACAACCGAGATCCTTGGGATATCGACTTTAGGTTTTAG
- a CDS encoding tetratricopeptide repeat protein gives MFQKYVVYPGREKGALEITSGQPICNKCQENMFDTINAEETANIILLLQNGKAQEALERQMENYNPNSPASNYNVGNLLSNLHRLDEALEYYDTALFLDTHYVKAWYRKGALLFYTDRHPDAAKCFENGSVETL, from the coding sequence TTGTTCCAGAAATACGTCGTTTATCCTGGCAGAGAAAAAGGTGCTCTCGAGATTACATCAGGGCAACCGATATGCAATAAGTGTCAAGAAAATATGTTTGACACTATCAATGCAGAAGAAACGGCAAACATAATTTTGTTGCTGCAAAACGGAAAGGCCCAAGAAGCATTAGAAAGACAGATGGAGAATTACAATCCCAACAGTCCTGCGAGTAATTATAACGTTGGAAATCTCCTCAGTAATTTACACCGTCTCGATGAAGCCTTAGAATATTACGATACTGCTCTCTTCTTAGATACGCATTATGTTAAAGCATGGTATAGAAAAGGAGCATTGCTCTTCTATACAGATAGACATCCTGATGCTGCAAAATGCTTTGAAAACGGCTCTGTTGAAACCCTCTAG